A genome region from Nitrospirota bacterium includes the following:
- a CDS encoding signal recognition particle protein — MFQSLSQKLDKVLKKLRGQGVLTEANIAEALKEVRLALLEADVNFKIVKDFTERVREKAIGQEVLRSLTPGHQVVKVVWEELRELMGRDQAGLRLASEPPTVVMMVGLQGAGKTTTSGKLARLFKQQGKRVLLVAADPRRPAAGDQLASLGADLGVPVYRADRIDASATDVVRICVEGAERGREQGYDVVVLDTGGRLHIDDELMGELEAVKRAVQPQEVLLVADAMTGQDAVSMAEQFDRRVGLTGLILTKVEGDARGGAVLSIRAVTGKPIKFLGIGEKLDALEVFHPDRMASRILGMGDVLSLIEKAQETYSREQTESIQKQLTAKTLTLEDFRAQIAQVNRMGSMEELLGMLPGGQRLKDLAGGGVPDKEIKRVMAMIDSMTPRERRDHTVINGNRKKRIARGSGATVQDVNRLIKQYLAARKMMKALTVGGGRRQLAQALRSF; from the coding sequence TTGTTCCAGAGTCTGAGCCAAAAACTCGACAAGGTCTTGAAAAAACTCCGCGGACAGGGGGTCCTAACGGAGGCCAATATCGCCGAGGCGTTGAAAGAGGTGCGCCTGGCTTTATTGGAAGCGGACGTCAATTTCAAGATCGTCAAGGATTTCACCGAACGCGTTCGAGAAAAGGCGATTGGGCAAGAAGTCCTGCGGAGCCTGACTCCCGGCCATCAGGTGGTCAAGGTCGTCTGGGAGGAACTCCGCGAGCTGATGGGCCGTGACCAAGCCGGGTTGCGTCTGGCTTCCGAGCCGCCGACCGTCGTCATGATGGTCGGGCTGCAGGGAGCGGGTAAGACCACCACCTCCGGCAAGCTTGCGCGTCTGTTCAAGCAGCAGGGCAAGCGCGTGCTTCTGGTGGCGGCGGATCCGCGCCGCCCTGCCGCCGGCGATCAGTTGGCCAGTCTGGGAGCCGATCTGGGCGTGCCGGTTTATCGGGCAGACCGGATTGATGCCTCGGCCACGGATGTGGTGCGGATTTGCGTGGAGGGAGCGGAGCGAGGGCGCGAACAGGGTTACGATGTGGTTGTGCTCGATACGGGCGGTCGTCTGCACATTGACGATGAGTTGATGGGCGAGCTGGAGGCGGTCAAGCGGGCTGTCCAGCCGCAGGAAGTCCTCCTCGTGGCGGATGCGATGACCGGGCAGGATGCCGTGTCCATGGCCGAGCAGTTCGATCGGCGCGTCGGCCTGACCGGTCTGATCCTCACGAAGGTGGAGGGTGATGCGCGCGGCGGGGCCGTGTTGTCCATCCGGGCGGTCACCGGCAAGCCGATCAAGTTTCTGGGAATCGGAGAAAAGCTTGATGCGCTCGAGGTCTTCCACCCGGATCGTATGGCGTCTCGTATTCTCGGGATGGGCGATGTCCTGTCGTTGATCGAGAAGGCGCAGGAAACCTATTCGCGGGAGCAGACAGAGTCGATCCAGAAGCAGCTCACGGCCAAGACCTTGACGCTGGAGGATTTTCGGGCACAGATCGCCCAGGTCAACCGCATGGGTTCGATGGAGGAATTGCTGGGGATGCTGCCCGGGGGCCAGCGCCTCAAGGATCTGGCCGGGGGTGGGGTGCCCGACAAGGAAATCAAGCGGGTCATGGCCATGATCGACTCCATGACGCCGCGCGAACGCCGCGACCACACGGTCATCAACGGCAACCGCAAGAAGCGGATCGCCCGCGGCAGCGGCGCTACGGTGCAGGATGTGAACCGGTTGATCAAGCAGTATTTGGCCGCACGCAAGATGATGAAAGCCCTGACGGTCGGGGGCGGACGGCGGCAGTTGGCGCAAGCCTTGCGGTCGTTCTGA
- a CDS encoding 50S ribosomal protein L19 has translation MNRLEQIQRSLTKKTVPAFEIGDTVRVHVKVVEGEKERIQVFEGTVISRKGGRNSETFTVRKISYGVGVERIFPVHSPIVTKVDVVRQGKVRRAKLYYLRGRKGKTAKVGEREFSPESRAQAAAAAATKVAGADPTSGEAASAGKA, from the coding sequence ATGAATCGGTTGGAGCAAATCCAACGATCGCTGACCAAGAAAACGGTGCCGGCGTTCGAAATCGGGGACACGGTCCGGGTCCATGTCAAGGTCGTGGAGGGCGAGAAAGAGCGTATCCAGGTGTTTGAAGGCACGGTGATCAGCCGGAAAGGTGGGCGCAACAGCGAGACCTTCACCGTGCGCAAGATTTCTTACGGCGTGGGCGTCGAGCGGATTTTCCCGGTGCACTCGCCGATCGTGACCAAGGTGGACGTGGTTCGCCAGGGTAAGGTGCGCCGGGCAAAGCTCTACTACCTGCGGGGCCGGAAGGGCAAGACGGCGAAGGTCGGCGAGCGCGAGTTCTCGCCGGAGTCCAGGGCGCAGGCCGCCGCCGCGGCGGCCACCAAGGTAGCGGGGGCAGATCCAACGTCGGGCGAGGCTGCGTCCGCCGGCAAGGCCTGA
- a CDS encoding thiazole synthase: protein MSDDRLVIAGREFKSRLWVGTGKYKDFVETKKAIEASGADVVTVAVRRVNITDRSKENLLDYLDPKKYTILPNTAGCYTVEDAVRYARLARAAGVSDLVKLEVIGDEKTLFPDTAGLIEAAKILIKEGFIVLPYTNDDPIVAKKLVDIGCPAVMPLAAPIGSGLGIRNPYNLKIILETVKVPIIVDAGVGTASDAALAMELGADAVLMNTAIAGAKDPIMMAEAMKYAVDAGRLAFKAGRIPRKLYATASSPIEGML, encoded by the coding sequence ATGAGTGATGATCGGCTGGTAATTGCAGGCCGCGAATTCAAGTCCCGCCTCTGGGTCGGGACCGGCAAATACAAGGATTTCGTCGAGACGAAAAAGGCCATCGAGGCCTCCGGCGCCGATGTGGTGACGGTAGCGGTGCGTCGGGTCAATATCACCGACCGCTCCAAGGAGAACCTGCTCGACTATCTGGACCCGAAGAAATATACGATTCTGCCCAACACGGCCGGCTGTTACACGGTCGAGGACGCGGTGCGCTATGCCCGGTTGGCCCGCGCCGCGGGGGTCTCCGATCTGGTCAAGCTGGAAGTGATCGGGGACGAAAAGACGCTCTTCCCCGACACGGCCGGGCTCATCGAAGCCGCCAAGATTCTCATCAAGGAAGGCTTCATCGTGCTGCCCTATACGAACGACGATCCGATCGTGGCCAAGAAGCTGGTGGACATTGGGTGCCCGGCGGTGATGCCGTTGGCCGCGCCGATCGGGTCCGGGCTCGGCATCCGCAATCCCTACAACCTCAAAATCATTCTGGAGACGGTGAAGGTCCCGATCATCGTGGATGCGGGAGTCGGCACGGCGTCCGATGCGGCGCTGGCCATGGAGTTGGGGGCCGATGCGGTGCTGATGAACACGGCCATCGCCGGCGCGAAAGATCCGATCATGATGGCCGAGGCCATGAAGTATGCCGTGGACGCAGGCCGCTTGGCATTCAAGGCCGGCCGTATTCCCCGCAAGCTCTACGCGACCGCCAGCAGCCCGATCGAGGGGATGTTGTAA
- the rimM gene encoding 16S rRNA processing protein RimM produces MGKPEASSTEATADATTVATDWVAVGKIVKPFGVRGDVRVLSLSDVPGRIQGLKQVMLVAPSGRTVSALVTRLREECGGFVVGFDVFSTPEEAAVFRGGLIQIARDQAPPLPDGQYYECDLIGVTVRDEAGQLVGTLEEIMATGGHPVFAVRREGKEVLIPATRSVVVSVDLARRTMTVRGIEELLDV; encoded by the coding sequence ATGGGCAAGCCTGAAGCGTCATCCACCGAGGCGACGGCCGACGCAACGACCGTTGCAACAGACTGGGTCGCGGTCGGGAAAATCGTGAAACCATTCGGGGTGCGGGGTGACGTGCGGGTCCTGTCGCTCAGCGACGTACCCGGACGGATCCAGGGCTTGAAACAGGTGATGCTGGTGGCGCCCTCCGGCCGGACGGTTTCGGCATTGGTCACCAGGCTTCGCGAGGAATGTGGCGGGTTCGTGGTCGGGTTCGATGTCTTCTCGACCCCGGAAGAGGCGGCGGTGTTTCGCGGCGGCCTGATTCAGATCGCGCGCGACCAAGCGCCGCCCTTGCCAGACGGACAGTACTACGAATGCGATCTGATCGGCGTGACGGTCCGGGATGAGGCCGGGCAGCTCGTGGGCACACTGGAAGAGATTATGGCGACCGGCGGCCATCCTGTGTTTGCAGTCCGCCGGGAGGGTAAAGAAGTGTTGATTCCCGCGACTCGGAGCGTCGTCGTCTCGGTGGATCTGGCGAGGCGGACCATGACAGTGCGGGGCATTGAGGAATTGTTGGACGTATGA
- a CDS encoding DUF4321 domain-containing protein yields the protein MKKSPWVLLLFILLGGLLGGLLGEVLRVIAPQGMIQTLFSKAPHIGIPTLTVDLFLLTFTVGFTVKINLLTILGAFLGIYLYKQA from the coding sequence ATGAAGAAATCGCCCTGGGTCTTACTGCTCTTCATCCTGCTGGGAGGTCTGCTCGGCGGGTTGTTGGGCGAGGTCTTACGGGTGATCGCTCCGCAGGGCATGATTCAAACGCTGTTCTCAAAAGCGCCCCATATCGGAATCCCCACCCTGACGGTCGACTTGTTCCTGCTGACCTTCACGGTCGGCTTCACAGTGAAGATCAATCTGTTGACCATTCTCGGAGCCTTCCTGGGCATCTACCTCTACAAGCAAGCGTAA
- a CDS encoding PilZ domain-containing protein → MSHKPPIDASIEQRTFFRIDTVLRLSFYLDGELAQPLPKPTPVNLSMGGAGLLTERSFAPGDTLALTLFLPSGPPIQTHAKVVRSALITNLEMASTYQIGLQFTTLDKRDQERLNKYIFHLQVERRRTRCHV, encoded by the coding sequence ATGTCGCACAAGCCACCCATAGATGCTTCCATAGAGCAGCGCACGTTTTTCCGCATCGACACGGTGCTGCGGCTGTCATTCTACCTCGACGGCGAACTGGCCCAACCGCTGCCCAAGCCAACTCCGGTCAATCTAAGCATGGGAGGGGCCGGGTTGTTGACGGAACGGAGCTTTGCCCCTGGAGACACCCTGGCATTGACCCTCTTTCTGCCGTCGGGACCACCAATCCAGACCCATGCCAAGGTGGTCCGGAGCGCTCTCATCACCAATCTTGAAATGGCTTCGACTTATCAGATCGGCCTCCAGTTCACCACGCTCGATAAGAGGGACCAGGAGCGCTTGAACAAATATATTTTCCATCTCCAGGTCGAACGCCGGCGCACCCGCTGCCACGTCTAA
- the ftsE gene encoding cell division ATP-binding protein FtsE yields the protein MIQLFHVWKHYAKRPALSDITLQIEKGEFVLLMGPSGAGKTTLLKLLFCAERADDGQILIQGKNVARIKPSGVPYLRRTMGFVFQDFRLLQKKTVFDNVALPLLVQGLSLFDIRRKASEALKAVGLEHKKESRPAMLSAGEQQRACIARAIVNSPLILLADEPTGNMDPDLAAEIMDLFKTINARGTTLLIATHNRQVVEQVNRRVVTLAEGKLASDVGAGQ from the coding sequence ATGATCCAACTCTTTCACGTCTGGAAACATTATGCCAAGCGACCGGCCCTGTCCGACATCACGTTGCAGATCGAGAAGGGCGAGTTCGTCCTGCTCATGGGGCCCAGCGGGGCGGGCAAGACGACGCTGCTCAAACTGCTCTTCTGCGCGGAGCGGGCCGACGACGGCCAGATTCTGATCCAGGGCAAGAACGTGGCCCGCATCAAGCCCTCGGGGGTGCCCTATTTGCGGCGCACGATGGGGTTTGTCTTCCAGGACTTTCGACTGCTCCAGAAAAAAACTGTCTTCGACAATGTGGCCTTGCCGCTGCTGGTGCAGGGCCTCTCGTTGTTCGATATCCGGCGGAAAGCCTCCGAGGCGTTGAAGGCCGTGGGACTGGAGCACAAGAAGGAGAGCCGCCCCGCCATGTTGTCGGCCGGCGAGCAGCAGCGGGCCTGCATCGCGCGGGCGATCGTCAATAGTCCGCTGATTCTCCTGGCCGATGAGCCGACGGGCAACATGGACCCGGACCTCGCCGCGGAAATCATGGATCTGTTCAAGACGATCAATGCGCGCGGTACGACGCTCTTGATCGCGACACACAACCGGCAAGTGGTGGAGCAGGTGAACCGGCGCGTCGTCACGCTGGCTGAAGGCAAGCTGGCCTCGGATGTGGGGGCCGGGCAATGA
- a CDS encoding YraN family protein, which translates to MRQLFGRRAESDAETLLRRKGYKILGRNVRSSVGELDLVAKDGEVLVFVEVKARQTDAMGGAVHAVDGRKRAKLIKLASQYLAQHRLVAPVCRFDVVVCRGGQDRPGQLEHIQNAFEVPAHVLRG; encoded by the coding sequence CTGCGGCAGCTGTTCGGCCGTCGAGCCGAATCGGATGCCGAAACCTTGTTACGCCGAAAGGGCTACAAAATTCTGGGCCGCAATGTCCGCTCGTCCGTGGGCGAACTGGATTTGGTCGCCAAGGATGGCGAGGTGCTCGTGTTCGTGGAGGTCAAGGCACGGCAAACGGATGCCATGGGCGGCGCGGTCCATGCGGTGGATGGACGGAAACGGGCCAAGCTTATCAAACTGGCCTCCCAGTACCTGGCGCAACACCGTCTGGTCGCCCCGGTTTGCCGGTTTGACGTGGTGGTGTGCCGGGGCGGCCAGGATCGGCCCGGTCAGTTGGAGCATATTCAGAATGCCTTTGAGGTGCCGGCGCATGTGTTGCGGGGATAG
- a CDS encoding histidinol-phosphatase: MTANNKALAQIFVSMADRLATQQANPHRVRAYRRAAESLMELAEDVSVMAERGALQEIPGIGKDLSARIQEFLKTGKIRAYEEMKTPLPPEVAGWATLPGLSDNVIQHLYGRLGIKTLDDLESLVRSHLLRTLPGVTASDEELLTAIQTRRQAAP; encoded by the coding sequence ATGACCGCCAACAATAAAGCCTTAGCTCAGATCTTCGTCTCGATGGCGGATAGGCTGGCGACCCAACAGGCTAATCCACATCGGGTACGGGCGTACCGGCGCGCGGCTGAGTCGCTTATGGAGTTGGCAGAAGATGTGTCCGTCATGGCCGAACGGGGCGCCCTGCAGGAGATTCCCGGCATAGGAAAAGACCTGTCAGCCAGGATTCAAGAATTTCTCAAAACGGGCAAGATCCGGGCCTATGAAGAGATGAAAACCCCTCTACCGCCGGAGGTGGCCGGCTGGGCGACGCTTCCTGGCCTCTCGGACAACGTCATTCAACACCTCTATGGCCGACTCGGGATCAAAACGCTGGACGACTTGGAAAGCCTCGTCCGCTCCCATCTCCTGCGCACCCTCCCCGGCGTCACCGCCTCGGACGAGGAGCTGCTGACGGCGATTCAAACCCGCCGCCAAGCAGCCCCTTGA
- the thiS gene encoding sulfur carrier protein ThiS has protein sequence MRIQVNGESRETKAGTTVADLLRELDIKPDRVAVEVNLEILDKGVFAQRSLQEGDRVEIISFIGGGAKSLQQSAFS, from the coding sequence ATGCGGATTCAGGTGAACGGGGAATCACGAGAAACCAAGGCCGGCACGACGGTAGCGGATTTGTTGCGCGAACTGGACATCAAGCCGGATCGTGTGGCCGTGGAAGTGAATCTGGAGATTTTGGACAAAGGGGTTTTTGCGCAGCGGAGCTTGCAAGAAGGTGATCGGGTCGAGATCATCAGTTTCATCGGAGGAGGAGCGAAGAGCCTTCAGCAATCAGCTTTCAGCTGA
- a CDS encoding ABC transporter permease, whose amino-acid sequence MRRLGYWAHEAFTNIRVNRTTTFIAILTTAFTLACFGVFLLLYLNLRGAVSSLQDDIKVIVYLHDNLSAQGLADLQRRLSGEPEVAELTYVSKDKALADFRAQFPSEQSLLQGLGENPLPASFEVTLAPRYRSADAVTRWTDRLKAVPGVAQVQYSRDWIDNLATMIGYVELASVAVGILLAAASVTIIANTIRLTLYARREEIEIMRLIGATGAFIKIPYLLEGAVLGTLGAMLALALLKGGFEFMTLHLGLPSRVLGLAPRLGFFPFQVSVWLVLAGLLLGTVGSLISLVGLERSRA is encoded by the coding sequence ATGAGACGGCTCGGCTATTGGGCCCACGAGGCCTTCACCAATATCCGGGTCAACCGGACGACCACATTTATCGCCATCCTGACCACAGCCTTCACGCTGGCCTGCTTCGGCGTATTTCTGCTGCTGTACCTGAATCTCCGGGGCGCCGTCAGTTCGCTTCAAGACGACATCAAGGTGATCGTCTATCTGCACGACAACCTGTCGGCGCAAGGACTGGCGGATCTCCAGCGACGGTTGAGCGGAGAGCCGGAGGTGGCGGAGCTGACCTACGTGTCCAAGGACAAGGCGCTGGCCGATTTCCGCGCCCAGTTCCCGTCGGAGCAGAGTCTGCTGCAGGGCCTGGGAGAAAATCCGTTGCCCGCTTCGTTCGAAGTGACGCTGGCGCCACGGTATCGATCGGCCGACGCAGTCACACGCTGGACTGATCGGCTCAAGGCGGTGCCCGGGGTGGCGCAGGTCCAGTACAGCCGGGATTGGATCGACAATCTGGCAACCATGATCGGCTATGTAGAGCTGGCGTCGGTGGCCGTGGGGATACTGTTGGCCGCGGCCTCGGTGACCATCATCGCCAATACGATTCGCCTGACTCTGTATGCGCGGCGGGAAGAAATCGAGATCATGCGGTTGATCGGCGCCACCGGGGCCTTCATCAAAATCCCATACCTGCTGGAAGGGGCGGTATTGGGGACGCTGGGTGCGATGCTGGCCCTGGCGCTGCTCAAGGGCGGGTTCGAGTTCATGACCCTCCATCTGGGCCTGCCGAGCCGGGTGCTGGGGCTCGCGCCGCGGCTCGGGTTTTTTCCCTTCCAGGTGTCGGTCTGGCTGGTCTTGGCCGGGCTGCTCCTGGGCACCGTCGGCAGTCTCATCTCGCTGGTCGGCCTGGAGCGGAGTCGGGCATGA
- the trmD gene encoding tRNA (guanosine(37)-N1)-methyltransferase TrmD: MRCDIVTLFPDLVLPVLGQSMLKRAQDKGFLEARVLNLRDYTLDRHQVADDAPYGGGAGMVMKAEPIFRAVDALRADYGADMRLLMPSPQGRPFTQRVAEELSAERRRLVFVCGHYEGIDERVREGLEPEDISIGDYVLTGGELPALVVVDAVVRLIPGVLGHPESALAESFSDSLLDFPQYTRPAEVRGLAVPDVLVSGNHEAVRRWRRKEALRNTWRKRPDLLRDRLLSDEDRRLLDEVMQERANVCDVSGGGRLS; encoded by the coding sequence TTGCGCTGCGACATCGTGACGCTGTTCCCGGATCTGGTGTTGCCGGTCTTGGGACAGAGCATGCTCAAGCGGGCCCAGGACAAGGGTTTCTTGGAGGCGCGCGTCCTCAATCTGCGGGACTACACCTTGGACCGACACCAGGTGGCGGATGACGCGCCCTACGGCGGCGGGGCCGGGATGGTGATGAAGGCGGAGCCGATCTTCCGCGCGGTGGACGCGTTGCGCGCGGACTATGGGGCGGACATGCGGCTGTTGATGCCGTCCCCGCAGGGCCGGCCGTTCACCCAACGGGTGGCGGAAGAATTGTCCGCGGAGCGGCGCCGGCTGGTGTTCGTCTGCGGCCATTACGAGGGCATCGATGAGCGGGTGCGGGAAGGGCTGGAACCGGAGGATATCTCGATCGGCGATTACGTTCTGACCGGCGGGGAACTGCCGGCCCTCGTCGTGGTTGATGCGGTGGTGCGGTTGATCCCCGGGGTGCTGGGGCATCCGGAGTCGGCGCTGGCCGAGTCCTTTTCCGACTCCCTGCTGGATTTTCCCCAGTACACGCGCCCGGCCGAGGTACGGGGACTGGCGGTGCCGGATGTGCTGGTGTCGGGCAATCATGAGGCGGTCCGCCGTTGGCGGCGGAAGGAGGCCCTGCGCAATACCTGGCGCAAGCGCCCGGATTTGTTGCGGGACCGGTTGCTGAGCGACGAAGATCGACGGTTGTTGGATGAAGTGATGCAGGAACGGGCGAATGTCTGTGATGTTTCAGGAGGAGGGAGACTATCATGA
- the rpsP gene encoding 30S ribosomal protein S16, which translates to MAVHLRLTRAGRHKLPFYRVVAADSRKPRDGKYLEVLGTYDTLKNPPVIQLKQERVLDWLKKGAQPSVTVRTVLRRSGIWKQFEESRKAKPAS; encoded by the coding sequence GTGGCAGTTCATTTACGGTTGACGCGGGCGGGTCGGCACAAACTCCCGTTCTATCGCGTGGTGGCGGCGGATTCCCGCAAGCCCCGCGATGGGAAGTATCTGGAAGTGCTGGGCACCTATGACACGTTGAAGAATCCGCCGGTGATCCAGCTCAAGCAGGAGCGCGTGCTGGACTGGCTGAAGAAGGGCGCGCAGCCTTCCGTGACGGTTCGGACCGTGTTGCGCCGGTCGGGTATCTGGAAGCAATTCGAAGAATCGCGCAAGGCCAAACCGGCTTCATAA
- a CDS encoding ribonuclease HII → MTGACVEPTDCFETEAWRCGYRLVAGADEAGRGPLAGPVVAAAVILPRRCVLRGLNDSKQVAENERERLYEEITARALALGVGQASAQEIDRLNILEATRLAMCRAIQALSLRPDFLLTDALALPGLSVPQRPIIKGDSLSVSIAAASIIAKVTRDRVMLDYHRRFPRYNFQVHKGYPTPEHLRLLAEHGPCDIHRRSFRPVSELAVLSGGVGGLGVGR, encoded by the coding sequence GTGACGGGGGCCTGCGTGGAGCCAACCGACTGCTTTGAGACGGAAGCTTGGCGTTGCGGGTACCGTCTGGTGGCGGGTGCGGATGAAGCGGGCCGAGGACCTTTGGCCGGGCCGGTCGTGGCCGCCGCGGTGATTCTGCCTCGCCGGTGCGTTCTCCGGGGGCTCAACGACTCCAAACAGGTGGCTGAAAACGAACGGGAGCGGCTCTACGAGGAGATCACCGCGCGGGCCCTGGCGTTGGGCGTGGGGCAGGCCAGCGCGCAGGAGATCGATCGTTTGAATATCCTGGAAGCGACCCGGCTGGCGATGTGCCGGGCGATCCAGGCCCTCTCCCTCCGGCCCGATTTTCTGCTTACCGATGCGTTGGCCCTCCCGGGACTGTCCGTGCCGCAGCGTCCCATCATCAAAGGCGACAGCCTTTCCGTTTCCATCGCGGCGGCTTCCATCATCGCCAAGGTCACGCGAGACCGTGTGATGCTGGACTACCACCGGCGCTTCCCTCGCTACAATTTCCAGGTGCACAAGGGCTATCCGACCCCTGAGCATCTGCGGTTGCTGGCTGAGCATGGTCCCTGTGACATCCACCGTCGGAGTTTCCGGCCGGTGTCGGAGCTCGCCGTCCTGTCCGGGGGTGTCGGAGGTCTTGGGGTGGGCCGGTGA
- a CDS encoding S41 family peptidase yields MQQDPQRRSWYLGPLVVLTLFVGVLIGKGWERTGHATETYEELKTFSEVLTQIQKHYVEEVKPKELVQGAIRGMLSTLDPHSAYMTPEMYKEVQVETKGEFGGVGIQIGIKDNRLAVIAPIEGTPAQRAGIKAGDFIVKVNEESTKDLTLMDAVQKMRGPKGSKVSLTVQRDGVADPLVFALERDIIKIESVRTKVIDNNIAYVRLTQFQEASGRDLSKALKKFKEQKLQSTILDLRNNPGGLLTAAVEVSEQFVAPGKLIVYIKGRDGRKDEYLSRMKEAPEEYPLIVLVNEGSASASEIVAGALQDWGRAVIIGTTTFGKGSVQTILPLADGSGLRLTTAKYYTPKGRSIQSTGITPDIVVKPQPPVIVAKATDKDKEGEGKPAAPHPAAKAPTTPPGGAKPGDESSAKSNPGDSASEASLEDDVQLQKAVELLKTWKIFKDLKPL; encoded by the coding sequence ATGCAACAGGACCCGCAACGGAGATCGTGGTATCTGGGCCCGCTTGTCGTGCTCACGCTGTTCGTGGGCGTGTTGATCGGGAAGGGGTGGGAGCGGACCGGCCACGCAACGGAAACGTACGAGGAGCTGAAGACCTTCTCGGAGGTGCTGACCCAGATCCAGAAGCATTACGTCGAGGAGGTCAAGCCCAAGGAACTGGTGCAAGGCGCCATCCGGGGAATGCTCTCCACGCTGGACCCTCATTCCGCCTATATGACCCCGGAGATGTATAAGGAGGTTCAGGTCGAGACCAAGGGGGAGTTCGGCGGGGTCGGTATCCAGATTGGCATCAAGGACAACCGCTTGGCGGTGATTGCGCCGATCGAGGGCACGCCGGCGCAGCGGGCCGGGATCAAGGCCGGAGACTTCATCGTCAAGGTCAACGAGGAGTCCACCAAGGACCTGACCCTGATGGATGCCGTGCAGAAGATGCGTGGGCCCAAGGGGTCCAAGGTTTCGCTCACGGTCCAGCGGGACGGGGTGGCGGACCCGCTGGTGTTTGCCTTGGAGCGGGATATCATCAAGATCGAGAGCGTCCGCACGAAGGTCATTGACAACAACATCGCCTACGTGCGGTTGACCCAGTTCCAGGAAGCCTCGGGCCGGGATCTGAGCAAGGCGCTGAAAAAATTCAAGGAGCAGAAGCTCCAGTCCACGATCCTGGACTTGCGGAACAACCCCGGCGGCTTGCTCACGGCGGCGGTGGAGGTGTCGGAGCAATTTGTCGCGCCGGGCAAGCTGATCGTCTACATCAAAGGGCGGGACGGGCGGAAGGATGAATACCTCTCCCGGATGAAGGAAGCGCCCGAAGAGTATCCGCTGATCGTGCTGGTGAACGAAGGGTCGGCCAGCGCCTCGGAGATCGTGGCCGGCGCCTTGCAGGATTGGGGACGGGCCGTGATCATCGGGACCACGACGTTCGGCAAGGGGTCGGTGCAGACGATCCTGCCGCTGGCTGATGGGTCCGGCTTGCGCCTGACGACCGCCAAGTACTATACCCCCAAAGGGCGTTCAATCCAGTCCACCGGCATCACCCCTGACATCGTCGTGAAACCCCAGCCTCCGGTGATTGTGGCCAAGGCTACGGATAAGGACAAGGAAGGGGAGGGCAAGCCGGCGGCGCCCCATCCGGCCGCGAAGGCTCCGACGACTCCTCCAGGCGGCGCCAAGCCTGGGGACGAGTCCAGTGCCAAAAGCAATCCGGGCGACTCGGCCAGCGAGGCTTCGCTGGAGGATGACGTCCAGCTCCAGAAGGCGGTCGAATTGTTGAAGACGTGGAAGATCTTCAAGGATCTTAAGCCGCTGTAA